A genomic segment from Xyrauchen texanus isolate HMW12.3.18 chromosome 21, RBS_HiC_50CHRs, whole genome shotgun sequence encodes:
- the LOC127661209 gene encoding cAMP-regulated phosphoprotein 19-like, whose protein sequence is MEEIKPEETHVEQHKDEGNEICPEKMEEAKLKAKYPHLGNKPGGSDLLRKRLQKGPKYFDSGDYNMAKAKIKNKQLPTAQTEKAEITGDHIPTPQDLPQRKPSLVASKLAG, encoded by the exons atggaggaaataaAGCCCGAGGAGACACATGTGGAACAGCATAAA GATGAGGGGAATGAGATCTGTCCAGAAAAAATGGAGGAAGCCAAACTGAAGGCCAAATACCCTCACCTGGGCAATAAACCTGGAGGATCCGATCTGCTCCGGAAAAGACTGCAGAAAGGG CCAAAGTACTTTGACTCGGGCGACTACAACATGGCGAAGGCCAAGATCAAGAACAAGCAGCTTCCCACAGCACAGACGGAGAAGGCGGAGATCACCGGAGACCATATCCCCACCCCCCAGGACTTGCCGCAGAGAAAACCCTCTCTGGTGGCCAGCAAACTGGCCGGCTGA